From one Gossypium hirsutum isolate 1008001.06 chromosome D08, Gossypium_hirsutum_v2.1, whole genome shotgun sequence genomic stretch:
- the LOC107944254 gene encoding uncharacterized membrane protein At4g09580 isoform X2, producing MEGREEIKGSKPSFPLTFWELAVASTMVFGIVLGLVGVYLTMPASDYSFLKLPRNLEDLQILRDNLESYTSDYTVQVLVGYCAVYIFMQTFMIPGTVFMSLLAGALFGVFKGVALVVFTATAGASSCYFLSKLIGQPLVFSLWPDKWLKEGRDC from the exons ATGGAAGGGAGAGAAGAGATAAAGGGATCCAAACCCAGTTTTCCTTTGACCTTTTGGGAGCTCGCAGTGGCTTCAACGATGGTGTTTGGGATCGTTTTGGGGCTTGTAGGCGTTTATTTAACCATGCCCGCTTCTGATTACAGCTTCCTCAAATTACCCAGGAACCTTGAAGATCTTCAGATCCTGAG AGATAACCTTGAATCCTACACAAGTGACTACACTGTACAAGTGTTGGTGGGGTATTGTGCAGTCTATATTTTCATGCAAACTTTCATGATTCCAGGAACTGTTTTCATGTCATTGCTTGCTGGAGCATTGTTTGGAGTCTTCAAAGGTGTAGCTCTTGTTGTGTTCACTGCCACTGCTGGTGCCTCTTCTTGCTACTTCCTGTCAAAATTGATTGGGCAGCCCCTCGTCTTTTCCCTTTGGCCTGACAA GTGGCTCAAAGAAGGGAGAGACTGTTGA
- the LOC107944254 gene encoding uncharacterized membrane protein At4g09580 isoform X1, translating to MEGREEIKGSKPSFPLTFWELAVASTMVFGIVLGLVGVYLTMPASDYSFLKLPRNLEDLQILRDNLESYTSDYTVQVLVGYCAVYIFMQTFMIPGTVFMSLLAGALFGVFKGVALVVFTATAGASSCYFLSKLIGQPLVFSLWPDKLSFFQAQMIFESLWKNIAFVELESGISCNFMHAGGSKKGETVELYAFPKAYSNFAKYIH from the exons ATGGAAGGGAGAGAAGAGATAAAGGGATCCAAACCCAGTTTTCCTTTGACCTTTTGGGAGCTCGCAGTGGCTTCAACGATGGTGTTTGGGATCGTTTTGGGGCTTGTAGGCGTTTATTTAACCATGCCCGCTTCTGATTACAGCTTCCTCAAATTACCCAGGAACCTTGAAGATCTTCAGATCCTGAG AGATAACCTTGAATCCTACACAAGTGACTACACTGTACAAGTGTTGGTGGGGTATTGTGCAGTCTATATTTTCATGCAAACTTTCATGATTCCAGGAACTGTTTTCATGTCATTGCTTGCTGGAGCATTGTTTGGAGTCTTCAAAGGTGTAGCTCTTGTTGTGTTCACTGCCACTGCTGGTGCCTCTTCTTGCTACTTCCTGTCAAAATTGATTGGGCAGCCCCTCGTCTTTTCCCTTTGGCCTGACAAGTTGAGCTTCTTCCAAGCCCAGATGATTTTCGAGTCCTTATGGAAAAACATTGCTTTTGTTGAGCTAGAAAGTGGAATAAGTTGTAACTTTATGCATGCAGGTGGCTCAAAGAAGGGAGAGACTGTTGAACTATATGCTTTTCCTAAGGCTTACTCCAACTTTGCCAAATACATTCATTAA
- the LOC107944256 gene encoding uncharacterized protein codes for MKAAILRAGSLPVTSSALPGSPKLSLSRQSSFGAVFPGERSGFSLSSPIVSLHFPMDKRKPKESRAQIRRALSETDIIKSETRVPGGSRCFTAGIPEEEYVSDYEIDGGFRTEFGISMEEIGFSGDGFGTGGKIGGDNGDDPYGDKRKMGDYYREMLKLNPGDPLLLRNYGRFLHEVEKDMERAEEYYGRAILASPGDGEVLSLYGDLIWERHRDESRAKSYFDRAVTASPDDCMVLGSYANFLWDAEEDDEEEVEMSKAMVAAF; via the exons ATGAAAGCTGCTATCTTGAGAGCGGGTTCACTTCCGGTCACCTCATCAGCTCTGCCCGGTTCTCCCAAGCTTTCTCTTTCTCGTCAAAGCTCTTTCGGTGCAGTTTTCCCCGGTGAGAGATCTGGCTTCTCTCTTAGCTCTCCGATAGTATCGTTGCATTTCCCTATGGATAAACGGAAGCCAAAGGAATCTCGCGCGCAAATAAGGCGAGCTTTGTCTGAGACTGATATTATCAAGTCGGAGACTCGGGTTCCTGGTGGATCTCGGTGTTTTACGGCGGGGATACCGGAGGAGGAGTATGTGTCGGATTATGAAATAGACGGCGGATTCCGAACGGAATTCGGGATCTCGATGGAAGAAATTGGATTTTCCGGTGATGGATTTGGAACTGGCGGGAAAATCGGCGGTGATAACGGAGATGATCCGTACGGTGATAAGAGGAAGATGGGCGATTATTATCGTGAAATGTTGAAACTAAACCCCGGTGATCCACTTCTTTTGAGAAACTACGGCAGGTTCTTACACGAG GTGGAAAAGGATATGGAGAGAGCAGAGGAGTATTACGGGAGAGCTATCTTAGCCAGCCCCGGAGATGGGGAAGTTTTGTCTTTGTATGGGGACCTAATCTGGGAACGACACAGAGACGAGAGCCGTGCTAAGTCTTACTTCGACCGAGCCGTCACTGCTTCTCCTGATGACTG CATGGTGCTGGGATCTTACGCCAACTTTCTGTGGGATGCAGAggaagatgatgaagaagaagtaGAAATGTCGAAGGCTATGGTGGCAGCTTTTTAA